From Chryseobacterium sp. IHB B 17019, one genomic window encodes:
- a CDS encoding terpene synthase family protein, with translation MESEIKYFEQPYPLIFKYPWPDLVNPHFDQLKEDLEGWLDTDFTFLSPETRETYKQMGLHGATARMLAIAPTYEHARACNRFMIWITTFDDYCGLCTVDELDQAHKRIIGILKGNMPDINAHPHDKIMAIIRDEYLAVTSPEWLEVFTYFMDRYMVYGMRAEAPYKTTGVFPPRAYFMIFREYSIAMYAYEPWAELGLGFVLPKHISAHPVIQRIQALTARIMSWQNDVYSVKKEIMRKGEVINLVLIIQHEQNISLDEAIQEVVRIHDADVAEFVALHASLPDFGDWHESVDKYVLYQGMMIQGLNSWYLKDTLRYHSNDQYAEKEYVRPRGDS, from the coding sequence TAAATCCTCATTTTGACCAACTGAAGGAGGATCTGGAAGGATGGCTGGACACTGATTTTACCTTCTTATCCCCTGAAACCCGGGAAACCTATAAACAGATGGGGCTGCATGGAGCTACTGCAAGGATGCTTGCCATAGCGCCGACTTATGAGCACGCGAGAGCATGTAACCGCTTCATGATCTGGATCACCACCTTTGATGATTACTGTGGCCTTTGTACCGTTGATGAGCTGGATCAGGCACATAAACGCATTATTGGTATCCTCAAGGGTAATATGCCTGATATTAATGCACACCCACATGACAAAATAATGGCCATAATAAGGGATGAATATCTGGCCGTTACTTCACCTGAATGGCTCGAAGTATTTACCTATTTTATGGATCGATATATGGTGTATGGAATGCGGGCAGAAGCGCCTTATAAAACAACAGGAGTTTTTCCTCCACGTGCCTATTTCATGATATTTCGTGAATATTCAATAGCTATGTATGCTTATGAGCCCTGGGCTGAGCTGGGACTAGGTTTTGTTTTGCCAAAACACATTTCAGCCCACCCGGTTATACAGCGTATTCAGGCATTAACAGCCAGAATAATGTCCTGGCAAAATGATGTGTATTCCGTAAAAAAAGAAATCATGAGAAAAGGCGAGGTAATTAATCTTGTGCTTATAATACAGCATGAGCAAAATATTTCACTGGATGAGGCAATTCAGGAAGTAGTTCGCATTCATGATGCAGATGTGGCGGAATTTGTTGCTTTGCATGCCAGCCTGCCGGATTTCGGAGATTGGCATGAATCAGTTGACAAATATGTGCTTTATCAGGGAATGATGATACAGGGCTTAAATAGCTGGTATCTCAAAGATACACTGCGTTACCACAGCAATGATCAATATGCTGAGAAGGAATATGTGAGGCCAAGAGGCGACTCGTAA
- a CDS encoding terpene synthase family protein, with protein sequence MKTVYVPIPSYPWPRVLSPFVEFPEEEKWLSEDYNFLDEETINRYRKQRLYDFVFNMWPVTNNPKMMRPILRCGYYHTIMDDYVGIMPLDELKAFTDRTYEVMMEQDPQPNEIGIFHQMAAARKEWIANGMPLFWIERMAREFREYFTYGVMEETPFKLSNTYPSVGRYLLIRMYSIGQKVFVNLTEAAMGQALPVHIHEHPVMNRLRELQSMIIAIQNDFASIRKELATDNETLNIILVVMHEYKTSLQEAIVESLRIHDEMVREIDSITSCLPDFGFYQKMVEDYIYHVKIMIHGLNAFYYESGTKRYTQEGFAIPKYGTANEQSLDLEIKHIEHEYWLKNLKNNNKVTEVNKHLK encoded by the coding sequence ATGAAAACAGTATATGTCCCTATTCCCAGTTATCCATGGCCGAGAGTTTTAAGCCCTTTCGTAGAGTTCCCCGAAGAGGAAAAATGGCTTAGTGAAGATTATAATTTTTTGGATGAAGAAACAATAAACAGATATAGAAAGCAGCGGTTATATGATTTTGTTTTTAACATGTGGCCCGTTACAAATAATCCTAAAATGATGCGTCCCATATTGCGGTGTGGTTACTATCATACCATAATGGATGATTACGTAGGCATTATGCCGTTGGATGAGCTGAAAGCCTTCACGGATCGTACTTATGAGGTTATGATGGAGCAGGATCCCCAGCCTAATGAAATTGGCATTTTCCATCAGATGGCAGCTGCCCGCAAAGAGTGGATCGCAAATGGGATGCCGTTATTCTGGATAGAACGTATGGCAAGGGAGTTCCGAGAATATTTTACCTACGGTGTGATGGAAGAAACGCCATTTAAATTAAGCAATACCTACCCCTCGGTGGGCCGTTATTTACTGATCCGAATGTACTCTATCGGTCAGAAGGTTTTTGTAAACTTAACAGAGGCAGCAATGGGTCAAGCCCTACCCGTGCACATTCACGAGCATCCTGTCATGAACCGGCTAAGAGAACTTCAATCAATGATCATTGCTATTCAGAATGATTTTGCATCAATAAGAAAAGAATTGGCAACTGATAATGAAACACTGAATATTATTCTGGTTGTAATGCATGAGTATAAAACTTCATTGCAAGAAGCCATCGTAGAATCGCTCAGAATACATGATGAGATGGTTAGGGAAATAGATTCTATCACGAGCTGCTTACCAGATTTTGGATTTTATCAGAAAATGGTAGAAGACTATATATATCATGTAAAGATAATGATCCATGGCCTCAATGCCTTTTATTATGAATCGGGAACTAAACGGTATACTCAAGAAGGTTTTGCCATCCCAAAATATGGTACGGCAAATGAACAGTCTCTTGATTTAGAGATAAAACATATTGAACATGAATATTGGCTTAAGAATTTGAAAAACAACAATAAGGTTACTGAAGTTAATAAACATCTTAAATAA